The genome window GTAATGCTTCTCGATTCCGCTTTTGACATCGTTGACATAGGGGATTTCCGCCTTGCGGTTGCCGTTTTCGTAGTATTCGATCTCGGTTCCCGATTTCTTCCGCTGGTCTCGATATACCCGCCATTCGATTTCCCCGGTCTCGTAGTAGCCCGTATGCTCTCCCGAGAGGATCCCGTGCACGTAATGCCGTTCTTCTTTCAGGACGCCGTTCCGGTAGTATTCCCGGGAAATGCCTTCCTCAAAGCCCTTTTCATAGGTGTCGACCCACTGCAAATCGCCGTTTTCATAATACCATCTGTGGGGGCCTTCCTCGACGCCCTGTTTGTACCAACCCTCGTGTTTCAGGACGCCGTCGGGATAGTATTCCCGGTAGGGTCCCTGGGCCAGTCCTTTCACGAACTTCGCGGTCCACTTGAGACGCCCGTCTTCGTAATATCCTTTATGAATTCCCTTTTTGAGTCCGTTCCCATACAGGCCTGTCCATTTTAAGTTTCCGCTTTCATAATACGCGCTGACGACGCCTTCTTCCTTCCCGTTGACGTAATTGGCCACGTAGCGGGGGTGTTCCGTGTTGACGCCGCCGAGACCGAGCTCCGGTTCTTCCTCCGGCTCTTCCGTCCCTTCCAAAAACCCGATTTTGATTGTTTTTCTGGCTTTATTTAACATTTGATTCGTCGCTGCT of Fusobacteriaceae bacterium contains these proteins:
- a CDS encoding toxin-antitoxin system YwqK family antitoxin; this encodes MEGTEEPEEEPELGLGGVNTEHPRYVANYVNGKEEGVVSAYYESGNLKWTGLYGNGLKKGIHKGYYEDGRLKWTAKFVKGLAQGPYREYYPDGVLKHEGWYKQGVEEGPHRWYYENGDLQWVDTYEKGFEEGISREYYRNGVLKEERHYVHGILSGEHTGYYETGEIEWRVYRDQRKKSGTEIEYYENGNRKAEIPYVNDVKSGIEKHYYESGELLREDTMVNGQKCGISREYYRNGNLKREVAYADSFCRQGIYREYYPNGMTELEGNCVNDKFDGNFKSYYETGELKEIAPFRDGILEGDLVRYYATGGLFEEITYHGGLMDGLYTKYGEYGEIEYKALYREDMEAEVMEDSVRWLNMPV